Proteins co-encoded in one Acidobacteriota bacterium genomic window:
- a CDS encoding fatty acid desaturase, producing the protein MSSSIITPEEIAQSPSAETSLPSANVAVKAARKVREDLRMGREHQEGRINWITAIAMTIFHIGAIAALFFFSWTNLAVAMVMYFFAINVGIGMCYHRLLTHRGYRTPRWMEYFLTTCGTMALEGGPIFWVATHRVHHQNSDHEGDPHTPHDGTWWAHAGWIISGRALHSETALLGRYAPDLTRDPVHVWLSKYHWLPLTVAGFLQIALGAALAAPGHRIVGALGMVLWGTFLRTTLGLHATWLVNSATHLWGKRRFETHDDSRNSWWVALLTGGEGWHNNHHAHPVSARHGLAWYEFDVNYYGIWVMSKLGLAKKVQIAKFDPANPKPAGM; encoded by the coding sequence ATGAGTTCCTCCATCATCACTCCCGAAGAGATCGCCCAGTCCCCCTCAGCGGAGACCTCACTGCCTTCCGCTAACGTCGCCGTAAAGGCTGCGCGCAAGGTTCGCGAAGACCTGCGCATGGGGCGCGAGCACCAGGAAGGCCGCATCAACTGGATCACCGCAATCGCCATGACGATCTTCCACATCGGCGCCATCGCCGCCCTGTTCTTCTTTTCGTGGACGAACCTTGCCGTCGCCATGGTCATGTACTTCTTCGCCATCAATGTCGGTATCGGCATGTGCTATCACCGTCTGCTGACGCATCGCGGCTACAGAACACCCCGCTGGATGGAGTACTTCCTGACGACCTGCGGCACGATGGCCCTTGAGGGTGGACCGATCTTCTGGGTGGCCACGCACCGCGTGCATCATCAGAACTCCGATCACGAAGGCGACCCACATACCCCGCACGACGGCACCTGGTGGGCCCACGCCGGCTGGATCATCTCTGGCCGCGCCCTGCATTCGGAGACCGCCCTGCTTGGCCGTTATGCCCCCGACCTTACCCGCGACCCCGTCCACGTCTGGCTGTCGAAGTACCACTGGCTGCCCTTGACCGTCGCCGGCTTCCTGCAGATCGCCCTCGGCGCGGCGCTCGCCGCCCCCGGCCACCGCATCGTTGGTGCCCTCGGCATGGTTCTGTGGGGGACGTTCCTGCGCACCACCCTCGGCCTGCACGCCACCTGGCTGGTCAACTCGGCTACGCACCTCTGGGGCAAGCGCCGCTTCGAGACACACGACGACTCGCGCAATAGCTGGTGGGTCGCCCTGCTCACCGGCGGCGAGGGCTGGCACAACAACCACCATGCTCACCCGGTAAGCGCGCGTCACGGCCTCGCGTGGTACGAGTTCGACGTCAACTACTACGGCATCTGGGTCATGTCGAAGCTCGGTCTCGCCAAAAAGGTTCAAATCGCCAAGTTCGACCCGGCCAATCCAAAGCCGGCTGGCATGTAA